The Drosophila bipectinata strain 14024-0381.07 chromosome 3L, DbipHiC1v2, whole genome shotgun sequence region TGGTGTCAGATGATTCGATCTGACCTCCGGGCTGGACTTTCCAGACGCGGAACTGTGCAGCGGACTGGCGCTGTATCGGAGGCTCGTGATCCTGTCTCTGTGAGGACTGTAGGTGGTGCCCCCGCTGTAACGCAGATATCGCGAGGAATCATCTAACCTATCCGACTGAATTTCCTGATCGGTGGTTTGTCTTTTTTTCGTAGATCGTGTTACGGTCTTTTCGATGGTCTTTGCCGGATCGATGCGACGGGTTCGCTGTACGGTGGTGCTGCCCGGCAGAGTGGGTGAAGTGGCTCGTGTTACCACCGAAATAGTGATGAAGGTTTCGTCACCTTCTGAATCCTTGGAGCTTTCTTCTTCTGACTTCTTTTCGGGGGTCTTTTCCTTTCCATTAGATGTGTCACTTTGTTTCTCCTCGACCTCCAGATCCTTCTCTTTTTccttctctttctctttttctcTGCTAGCCTTTGCTCTGCTGGCAGTCCTGGCATGAAAGTCACTGGTGGTCAGGTAGGACAGAGCACTCCCATTCCCAGTTATCCTAGATCCAGCTCCGGCTCCATAGCGGCTGCTGTAGCCAGTTCTGGAGGCAGATGAGGATGAACTGGAAGTGGTGTTTGCCCCTCCACGATAGCTTGTGGCTAGTTTACTTCTGGCGCTGTCTATTACAGGACTGGGATCCCTGGACTTATTGCGGTTTGTGTGCTCCAAGGCCACCGGGCTTGGATCCCTCGATCTTCCATATTTTCCCAATGAGCTCGTCGCACCTCCAGTGTAGCGTTTCACGGGACTTGTGCGATCATTGGTGACAGTTTCCTTGGGTTCGGTTTTGGCATAACGGCTGACATAGCTGGTAACTGGGGTGGTGGTTGCTGATGGTGGTGGTTCCCTTTTCAGGCGGTATGTTCCCCCGGAAAACGAGGGCCTATAGGCGCTGGGCGTGGCCAGAGAGGTATATCTTGAAGTGGAATCCCCACTACTTCCATACTGTAGAATAAAGGACAAGAATTAAAAGCGATCTTCCGGCTTAGAATGGCGAATAATACTTACTGTGGAACTGCCTGTCTTGTAGGAGCTGCCTAAGCTGGATTTCCAGGGCGTCTGTAATGGAAAGTTACATATATTAGTTTTTCAGTGTATAGTTTTTAATGAACCATGGCATAAGTGAGTGATTGCTTTATAGCCATTTGCAGTCTTTGCAATTTTCCAGGGAATATGCACGCAGCCATTCAAAGAAATTGGAACTGATGGGCAATCACATGGCTTTGATTGATTGGCGCTCTAAAAGTCTGCAGCCAATTGACTCCAGGGAGGAAAAGgcataaataaagaaaaccgACCGATGCTCCAGATTCTCCATGCACCACCCTGCCTCACCTTCTCCACTTTCCAGGGGGAATTTTCTCAATGAGCTGTGCACTCGACAATTATTCGCACGcatttcatcatcatcagccacagccacagcccACAGCCGCTGCAGcatcaacatcagcagcagcaacatcaacacaacagcaacatgaGGCAcatcagcaacatcaacaCCACCAGCAGTCGCTGCCAAAGAATCCGGGGGAAAGACCCCCATCCCAAGAAGAACCCTCTTTTTCCCACCGTCCCGGCATCATCCCGATCGAACTATTTGTGTTTTGGGGCTGACGCTTCTTTGAACTCTCCCAATTGCATTTTCCTCCGATTTgaatttggatttggattcggAATCAGATTCGGATTCTCAGCCCTGCGtctatttcattttcaattaaatggcGCTGCAGCACGcgtttttcaattaatttcgaCGTGTAAACAGATTCATTTCGATTATTTCAACATCTGCCTTCTAATCGCGGCCCCAGTGCATTAGAAGACTGCCCTCGTCCATCGCGGGACAGGTTCGGGACAGCGCCTTCCCTTGGATGGACTGAGAGAATAATTAGATTACGGACTTGAGGGGTTAGATCTTGACAGATTTTTTGCAATATCTCTTCGGGGGATTTAGGCGCCCATTTAGCATTTGTTCGGTTACAGATTTTTTGGCAACCGAAGTGATTTTAGCCAATTATTGCAAGTGATCTTTAGCGAGTGGTTGAAAGGCTTGTAAgacttttaaatatatttaaacaaaaaagaaaataaaagactGCATTGCAACAGATATTGAGCAATCTTTGCAATTcataaaacaaagcaaaagcaTATAGAATTTCAGCtaggaatttaaataaacatttccaGTGAGACTTTTCCAAGTGGCGCTTGTTCCTCTCACTCCCCTCGGATGACATCTCTCGtagggggaaaaaaaagatattaatAATACACTTTCCAGCCCAACCGTGAGCAGGGGAGGCATTGCGGAAGACGGACAGTCTCGGCTAATtgttttcgctcagtgaaatGGAATGCCAAACGCAAATAGCCCAACAATGTGCAAAACAAGCAAACGCCGGAGACACTCAGCCGGAGAGGGCCGGGAGGAGGCGCTGATCGCGGATGGATCTTCTctggaatggaatggaatggcgTCTCTGCCATGTGTACTTTGTTCCTCAGCGAGTATGTACTTCTGCACTTTGCTCTGACAGCATTATTATGCGGTCTCAATTGGGCTATAGCCCATAGAATCCAGGATGCACTATAATGTGTCTGTCTGTCAGTGGCCGGAGTCCATATAGGAACTGTGATCCCAACCACATCCACTCTCGAAGTATATAGACTGTGACCCGGGGCGGCCCACTCGGATATTATAAAGTGGCGACTGAACAGATTCGCGTGCCAGACaaatgatttatttataaatgctTTTCTAGTTTCTACGTAGTTGTCAAAAGTGTCGAAAAATGCGTTTTTCGAAACTGAAATTCTCTAAAAAGATCGTCTGGGGATAAGAAATGGCCAAAATAAAAGTGAAAGATGAGAGGAAAAGTGCATTAATTTATGCTTTCATAGATCTACTTTTAAGAAAGAAAGCTATGCTAAATATACCATTTAGAACCTctttaaaatcaattattaaatcaattattaaataaacatttatcatagaacaaatttttttaatcctCATGACTCAATAAGCAAATATATACTTCAATGCATTTTCTCATATGGAAGGCTAGACATTCACGCAGATTACAAATTTTACCAAGTTTTTTCGATGAACTCCAACCGCCTGACTAAGATCCTATCGGGGCCTATCCCTAGCGGGCTCCCGCTTGCGTTCCCTCTGAAAATTACGGTGACGTTCACGACCACGCTCTCGCACCGGAGCAGCAACGACTGGTTCCGGTGTCGGGACTTCCGCTGGGGGGCCCGTTTCGGGAACCGATTCCTTGCTTCCGTCCTTGCCACCGCCACCCACAAGACCCAAATGCCCGGTCTCCGGCTGGAAGGGATCCCAGACCGGTGCCATGGTCGGATACATGACCATGGCGTCTCGCATGGCGCGCATTCCCATCTCGAGGGCGCAGTCCATGGAGCTCCGTTCGGGTGGGCTGTGGGTGAATGGACCGTTGAAATGCACATAGATGTCGCCGCGGGCGGCCAGGTCCAAGCCGAACGTGGTCAGATCCTCGCCGAAGACCAGCTGCGTGGAGCTCGGATCAGTTTGTGTGGCCCGCATGGCGGCCAGTAGTCCGGTCATCCCGAATCGATCTCCCAGCATTGTGGAGGGTATGTTGGTAAAGCGGCCATCGGGCGAGCTTTGGATACCCATTTCATTTTCGTGGCTGTTTCTGCCGGGTCCGCTGCTTCCACCGCCACTATTGGCGTTGTTTGTCTCGCAGCTGGCGGCGCTACTACCTCCACCCGGCTTAGGGTTCCCGGTGCTGGGAGCGGGGGCTGCTGAGGTGGAAGGTGTCTCTTCCAGCTCGAACCCGGCTCTGTAAGAGGGCTGGCCGAAGATGTCGGCGAACGTGGGCAGCCATGGCTGGCGGTTGTAGATCTCCGGGAATAGCCGGTAGTCTGTGTCATCACCACTCGGCGGATCGGCGCTTGAAGTGGACTCCACCTCGGGCGGCTCTTCACTCACGGGCTCCTCGCTCAGTGGCTCCTCGCTTTGTGGTTCTTCGTTCTGTGGCTCCTCACACGGTGGCTCCTCGTTAGGTGGATCTGCTATTGGGGGTAGGGCTACCAAGGCACTGCGCTGCGTTGTCTCTGGTTTAGGGCGACCACTGGGTCCGCTGCTTTCCGGATTCTTCTTGCGAACCACCATCGACTGATTGAGTTTGCAGCGCGGGCGACGACGTCTTGGCATTTTgaggtcattttttttttaacctttttGTATTCGAAATAAGTTTTGTTGGGTGGATGGCAGCTGGCGGTTGGGCTGGGTTGGGGAGTGGAAACGAATATCTTAAACTCTACCTGCACGACACGATTGTCTGGGAAAACCTGGGAATACTAAACTCTGTACCCGGACCTAAGTAGTTGACAATTGCCTGGCAAAAGTCTCCTTTGATCTGAACTGATAATATATCATTCACAGCCTTCTTGTTATTACAATTTTCAATGAATACTAATATTTAGTACTAGACGCCCAtagatttgttttgtttttggttccCACTCTAGGAACAAATTTCATGAATATTCACACTTTGTTAATTAATTGGGTGGTGCGTGCCTTGCCACTCTCACCGAGGAACTTTCAACTTTATGCGtgtcataaatatttacaacttCCTCCCACTTTGCCCCATAAAAATCTCCAACAAAGTACCAACTCCAACATGAGCAACAAGACTGCGTCAACGTGAAGGAAACCGAAATCATTTTCCTTTGCTCCTCGAGgagaaaaaaacacacacattctAAATATAATTGGGGAAATGATGCTGGAGTGGCTGGTAGTGGGAGCGACTTGTTGTTAGCCGGCTATAAATTGATCAGTTTATTAGATTCTGGAGACcccgaaaaatatttaattgatttatgtCCAGGGTGTCAGAAGTCCACCGAAAGTCATAAACTTGATCCCGAGAACAAAAGGATATAATGAGTCGAACATGAAGGGGGATTAGCTAAAGTTTTGAGAAAGGGAATGGTAATGGGGACTTTTAGAGGGATAGATATATTTCCTGgcgaaaaatcaaaagaaaatgatatatttaatttgtcaAGAAATCACTCAAATATTTCAAAGCGAAAACCGCAAATAAATCAAGCCAAAATTTGGCATTTAATCTACTCTGCCAAAATAAAAGCCATTTATTCAAACATTTAAATGgccattcattcattcagcTGCCACACCTCGTGCCCATAATTTGAGCCCCTCTGGAGCTGGAGAGGAAATTAGAACAATCAACTAGGCCGAAATCTAATCCCAAATGCCAGACAATGAGCAAAATTTGTGGGCGAATTGTTTATCAATGGAACTGGAACTCACGAACACAAGTGTAGCTGGCGGATACATTCTATCTGCCAGATAGCCGAGGCAACAAAttagaaataaacaaaaatctgTGGATGCGAAgaatcgcaaaaaaaaaagagccaaAGATACTCGTACACTGATCGAGATACACACACCGTATGCCAAATaaatagatacagatacagatacggataGTAGATAGTTGGCGATGCATTAACTTTTACTTACATAACTGCGGTAGGACGACATTACGTTGGTTTTGGCAACCGATTCTCCGGAAGATTATTCTCCGTCGTatttattgaaataattttcagGATTCTTATTTTGGGCTCCTTTGTCTGGTGGCTGATCTTGTAATCCAATCTGGCGAATACCCGACGCGACGTGCGAAACAAAGCAACTCGATCCACTGACGGCAATTACGAAAATGTATCTGGCGGATGCACATTGGGCGGTCGCCTCTCAATT contains the following coding sequences:
- the LOC108124712 gene encoding uncharacterized protein, translated to MPRRRRPRCKLNQSMVVRKKNPESSGPSGRPKPETTQRSALVALPPIADPPNEEPPCEEPQNEEPQSEEPLSEEPVSEEPPEVESTSSADPPSGDDTDYRLFPEIYNRQPWLPTFADIFGQPSYRAGFELEETPSTSAAPAPSTGNPKPGGGSSAASCETNNANSGGGSSGPGRNSHENEMGIQSSPDGRFTNIPSTMLGDRFGMTGLLAAMRATQTDPSSTQLVFGEDLTTFGLDLAARGDIYVHFNGPFTHSPPERSSMDCALEMGMRAMRDAMVMYPTMAPVWDPFQPETGHLGLVGGGGKDGSKESVPETGPPAEVPTPEPVVAAPVRERGRERHRNFQRERKREPARDRPR